From bacterium, one genomic window encodes:
- a CDS encoding GTP-binding protein, with protein MSKEKFERTKPHVNVGTIGHVDHGKTTLTAAITSRQAHKGLAEKMD; from the coding sequence ATGTCCAAGGAAAAGTTCGAGCGGACGAAGCCCCACGTGAACGTGGGCACGATCGGTCACGTCGACCACGGGAAGACGACGCTGACGGCTGCGATCACTTCCCGCCAGGCGCACAAGGGTCTGGCCGAGAAGATGGACTT